A DNA window from Rhipicephalus sanguineus isolate Rsan-2018 chromosome 8, BIME_Rsan_1.4, whole genome shotgun sequence contains the following coding sequences:
- the LOC119401712 gene encoding LOW QUALITY PROTEIN: tectonic-1-like (The sequence of the model RefSeq protein was modified relative to this genomic sequence to represent the inferred CDS: deleted 1 base in 1 codon) — protein MQLLVDKPNGLFLAVSCICCTLSFAPFASANEMSTDVTAEMSNVTTALSTIFAEETSQPEQTTAATTVTQATDVVTTTVTPLPATATPPRPSLAVTPTDRCGCDLTAGSCDVDCCCDGDCSPDDSRAFQLCTDREPGEPDLRYCTKRDVVFRNRTLFEKRPVGDLLCIVVDNVKKKDVYPDPPEVKTLADAHSLIKGRVTHDWPTDDAFRREPQALFKAGSPVLRVDDDGSIGEWRLPTKLFSSRCEATEVIMYLRDADYECRRKVTGTLERSCSSDSAFSVFTYHSNFSIQSRPDEKLKIESFVCYNDTCLVANTSDCAPRYVDGSCDHVVSEASFRVFHNGADGISRIDAHYKLVTLKPGTVEFGQRFSVSFVWPSSNETAPLKVSGNPGYITGLPVLAGCFGQNGSACREQDFPQFLSVPESTDGACTSPVKKSAVKFRYNVRTGCLLWPCRFPNCSALQEALLAYVIGMDRHVTHVASFGNVNRSRVDDFVPVLVENSPVTDSTQAAASSSTTVGRDACVLPVTEVRVYVMHARTEHASRPQEKVVSVLRSYGRGGAAEVRLSRRLPVEVTYSVNFVDVTSPRRRVFAPPPTIDARLPQDFFYPFFLESSASKYHSPSAISCSLSLALLVVFAAADFSWLTYLPLLEHC, from the exons ATGCAGCTGCTAGTTGACAAGCCCAATGGACTTTTCTTGGCTGTATCGTGCATTTGCTGCACATTGAGCTTTGCTCCGTTTGCCAGTGCCAATGAGATGTCTACTGACGTAACAGCGGAAATGTCCAACGTCACCACTGCACTGTCGACTATTTTCGCTGAAGAAACATCCCAACCAGAGCAAACCACCGCAGCAACGACGGTGACGCAAGCGACCGACGTTGTGACGACGACGGTGACGCCACTACCGGCAACGGCAACGCCTCCCAGGCCCTCACTTGCGGTGACGCCCACCGATCGCTGCGGGTGCGACCTGACCGCCGGTTCGTGTGATGTGGACTGTTGCTGTGACGGGGACTGTAGCCCGGACGACTCCCGGGCGTTCCAGCTCTGCACCGACAGGGAACCCGGGGAGCCGGACTTGAGGTACTGCACCAAGAGAGACGTCGTCTTCCGGAACAGGACGCTCTTTGAGAAGAGACCGGTGGGAGACTTGCTGTGCATTGTGGTCGACAACGTCaagaagaaggacgtctatccagATCCGCCCGAAGTAAAGACACTGGCAGACGCCCACAGCCTTATTAAGGGCAGGGTGACCCACGACTGGCCGACTGATGACGCCTTCAGGCGTGAGCCGCAGGCCCTCTTCAAAGCTGGAAGCCCTGTACTTCGGGTCGATGACGACGGCAGT ATTGGCGAGTGGA GGCTGCCGACCAAGCTGTTCAGTTCTCGCTGCGAAGCGACAGAAGTAATCATGTACCTTCGCGACGCGGACTACGAGTGCCGACGTAAGGTCACCGGCACCTTGGAACGATCCTGCTCATCTGATTCCGCGTTCTCCGTATTCACCTACCACAGCAACTTCTCCATACAGTCCAGACCGGATGAAAAGTTGAAAATAGAGTCGTTCGTGTGTTACAACGACACCTGCCTAGTGGCCAACACCAGTGACTGCGCTCCTCGCTACGTCGATGGCTCTTGCGACCACGTGGTTTCGGAGGCGTCCTTCCGAGTCTTTCACAATGGTGCTGATGGCATTTCCAGGATCGACGCCCACTACAAGCTCGTCACGCTTAAACCTGGCACTGTGGAGTTCGGCCAAAGGTTCAGCGTCTCCTTCGTTTGGCCATCTTCGAATGAAACAGCGCCGCTCAAAGTGAGCGGCAATCCCGGGTACATCACAGGGCTTCCAGTACTGGCGGGCTGCTTCGGTCAAAACGGGTCGGCCTGTCGGGAACAAGATTTCCCGCAGTTCCTAAGTGTTCCAGAGTCAACTGACGGGGCCTGTACTTCTCCTGTCAAGAAGAGCGCCGTCAAGTTTCGCTACAATGTCAGGACCGGCTGTCTACTGTGGCCCTGCAGGTTCCCGAACTGCTCGGCGCTGCAGGAAGCCTTGCTTGCCTACGTCATAGGTATGGATCGTCACGTGACCCACGTGGCGAGCTTCGGAAACGTCAACAGGTCCCGGGTCGACGACTTCGTCCCCGTTCTGGTCGAGAACTCACCGGTgacggactcgacgcaagcggCCGCATCTTCATCGACGACGGTCGGAAGGGACGCCTGCGTCCTGCCCGTGACGGAAGTACGCGTCTACGTCATGCACGCTCGGACCGAGCACGCGTCCAGGCCTCAGGAGAAGGTAGTTTCTGTTTTACGTTCGTACGGCAGAGGCGGCGCGGCCGAAGTTCGTCTCTCTCGACGACTGCCGGTGGAAGTGACGTACTCCGTCaacttcgttgacgtcacgagcCCTCGTCGGCGGGTCTTCGCGCCTCCGCCCACGATCGACGCGCGTCTGCCGCAGGATTTTTTCTATCCTTTCTTTCTGGAGTCGTCGGCGTCGAAATATCACAGCCCAAGCGCGATCTCTTGTTCTTTGTCCCTCGCACTGCTCGTCGTCTTCGCAGCCGCCGACTTTTCGTGGCTGACGTATCTGCCGTTATTGGAGCATTGTTAA